GCGGCGCTGCCGCGCGTCCCATCGGGCTGGGGCCCGGGATGCAAACTGGGCTGGGGCCCCATCACCAACACGGCCGTGGCCCCATGCCTTGGAGGGCGATGGGGCCACGGCCGCTGATGTGCGCGCTGTGGTGCTGCGCTACTCCGCGCTTTCCGCCGTCTCGCCGAGGTAGGCCTCGCGGACGCGCGGGTCGTTCAGCAGCTCCGAGGCCGGAGCGCTCATCCGGACTTCGCCGGTCTCCAGGACGTAGCCGCGGTTCGCCAGTTTCAGCGCCTGCGCCGCGTTCTGCTCGACCAGCAGGATGGTGGTGCCCAGGGAGTTGATGCGCTCGATGATCTCGAAGATCTGGGCCACGATCAGCGGCGCCAGACCCATCGAGGGCTCGTCGAGCAGCAGCAGGGAGGGCTGGCCCATCATGGCCCGGCCGATGGCGAGCATCTGCTGCTCGCCGCCGGACAGGTTGCCGCCGAGCTGCGTGCGGCGCTCGTGCAGCCGCGGGAAGAGCTCGAAGACCTGGTCCAGGTCCTTCTGGGACACCAACTTGAAGCGGTAGGCGCCCATCTGGAGGTTCTCCAGGACGGTCATCCGGGGGAAGATGCGCCGGCCCTCCGGGGAGTGGCCGATGCCCAGCTGCACGATCTTGTGCGCCGGGATGCCGGTCATGGCCTCGCCGGCGTACCGGACCTCGCCGGAGCGCGGATTGAGGAGCCCGGAGATGGTGCGCAGGGTCGTGGTCTTGCCCGCGCCGTTGGCCCCGAGCAGGGCCACGATCTCGCCCTGGCGGACCTCCAGGTCGATGCCCTTCAGGGCGACGATGCCGCCGTAGGCGACCTCGACCGAGCGGAGCTCCAGGAGCGGAGTGCCTTCGGCGGAGGACGGCTCGGTGCGCGGACCGGGGATGGTGGTCGCCTCGCTCATGCGGACCCCTCCTCGTTGGTGTCGCGGGCCGGGGATTCGGCCTCGGATCCGGATTCCGCGGCGGGTTCCTCGGCGGCCTCGGCGGACTCGGTGGTCTCGGCAGACTCGGTGGCCGAAGCCGCCTGCTCCTCGGCCTGGGTCTCGGCGGCGGATTCCGCGGCGGCCGGGGACTGCTCAGCCGCGGGTTCGGCTGCGGGTTCCTCGGTTGCCGGTTCCTCAGCCGGTTCCTCAGCAGCCGGAGTCTCCTCGGCCGCGGCCTCGACCACCGGCGCGGCGGCTTCGGCCTCGGTACCGGACTCAGCCTCAGCCTCGGCATGCGCGGCGTCGACCACCGGAGCCTCGGCCGCCGGTTCGACAGCCGCCGCGGCCTCGGCCTCGGCCACCGCCTCCTCGGCCGCCTCGCTGCCGAGGTAGGCCTCGATCACCGCCGGGTTCTGCTGCACCTCGGAGGGCGCGCCGGAGGCGATCACCTTCCCGAAGTTCAGCACCGTGATGCGGTGCGCGACCGACATCACCAGGCGCATGTCGTGCTCGATCAGCAGGATGCTGATGCCCAGCTCGGTGTTGATGCGGGTGATCAGCTGGGCCAGGCCCAGCTTCTCCGAGGGGTTGGTGCCGGCCGCCGGCTCGTCGAGCAGCAGCACCTTCGGGTCGCTGGCCAGCGCGCGGGCGATCTCCAGACGCCGCTGGTCGCCGTAGGACAGCGAGCCGGCGATGTCGCTCTCCTTGCCGCGCAGGCCGACGAACTCGAGCATGTCGCGCGAGTGCTGCCGCGCGGCCCGCTCGTTCCGGCGGTTGCGGGGCAGGCCCAGCATGACGCCGACCGGGCCGGAGGAGCTGCGGGTCTCGGCGGCGATCTGGACGTTCTCCAGGACCGTCAGGGCGTTGAACAGCCGGATGTTCTGGAACGTGCGCGAGATGCCCGCGCGGTTCACCAGGTGCGGCTTGCGGCTGCTGCGGCGGTTGAACAGGCCGTTGCGGACCAGCGCGACCGGCGAGCCGCCGTCCGGGATGAACTCGATCGAGCCCTCCTGGGGCAGGTAGACCCCGGTCAGGCTGTTGAACAGCGAGGTCTTGCCGGCGCCGTTGGGGCCGATGACCGCCAGGACCTCCCCGCTGTGCAGGGTCAGGCCGACGTGGTCCAGGCTGGTCAGGCCGCCGAACCGGAGCGTGACGCCCTCGGCCCGCAGCACCGCCCGGCCCTGTTCGGCGCGCGGCTGGGGCACCGTCTCAGTGCTCGTACTCACGGGGCCACTCCTTCCGCGGGCTCGGTCATCGCGTCGGCGTCGCCGAGGCCGTGCTCGGCCTGCGCCAGCTCCTGCGCTCGGCGCTTGGACGGGATCAGGCCCTGGGGCCGGAAGATCATCATGGTCAGCAGGACCGCGCCGATCCACATCGGGACGTCCTTGGGGTCCACCACCGGCTGGCCGCCGTTGAACCACGAGGGCGGACCCTGAAGGAAGTACGGCAGGAAGGTCATCAGCGAGGCGCCGACGATCACGCCGGTCAGCGAGCCCATGCCGCCGAAGATGACGTAAGCGAGCACGGTCACGGACAACGGCAGCGGGAAGTTCTGCGGGGTGATCGCGGTGGTCTTCGCCGTTGCCAGCACACCGGCGAAGCCGGAGGTGGAGGCGCCGATCGCGAAGGCCATCAGCTTGTACTTCACCGTCGGCACGCCCGAGGCGGCCGCAGCCACCTCGTCCTCGCGGATCGCCGTCCAGGTCCGGCCGACCTTGGAGTGCTCCAGCCGCCGGAAGGCGAACACCACGGCGATGATCAGGCCGATCGCCAGGAACCAGTACGGTTTGGCATCATTGGTGTGCCAGTCGTAATGGACGCCGAACAGGTTGAACCGGAACGTCGAGATGTCGGTCGCGCCCAGGGCGCCGCCGGTGATGTTCTTCGGGTTGTTCGAGGCGATGTTCAGCACGATCTCGTGGAAGCCGAGCGTCACGATCGCCAGGTAGTCGCCGCGCAGCCGCAGCGTCGGGGCGCCCAGGATCAGGCCCGCGGCCATGGTCAGCAGAACCGCGATCGGGAAGGCGAAGAACAGGTTCAGGTGGATCGGCGGATGTGCCTCGGGGTTGCCGTCGGCACCGATCGGGAGCCTGCCGGACAAGATGGCAGTGGTGTACGCGCCGATCGCGAAGAACGCGATGTACCCCAGGTCCAGCAGGCCGGCCCAGCCGACCACCACGTTCAGCCCGACCGCGGCCAGCACGAACACGCCGACCTGGTCGGACAGCACGGACTGGAAGTACGACGTGGAGAACAGGCCGATGTACGGCAGCAGCACCGCCACGACCACCAGCACCAGCAGCGAGCCCCGCTTGACCCACGGGTTCTTCAGGGCCGCGATGTCCTTGGCCTGCCGGACCGGTTTCGTGGCCTGCGCGGCGATCCGGCTCAGGCCCCGGGCCCGCCACACCTCGGCGATGACCCAGACGATCACGGAGCCGATCAGGAACTCGGCCCCGCGCGCGGAGAACCAGCTGTTCTTGAACAGCAGCGTGTAGTCGGTGGAGGAGCCCTGCACCTGGTTCGTCAGGATGCTGAGCACCATGAACAGCGCGAAGATGGAGAACAGCCGGGCCCAGCGCGGGTCCTTCCACCACGTTTCGTGAGTGCGCAGCTGTCGGACCTGTGCCGACAGTTCGGAGATCGAGGTCGTCACGCCGCCCTCCCCGTCCGCTCGCCCAGGATGCCGGTCGGGCGGATCAGCAGGACCGCCACCAGCACTACGAAGGAGACCACGTCCACCCACTCCAGGGAGAAGATGCCCTGGCTGAAGCTCTCCACGATGCCCAACAGCAGGCCGCCGAGCATGGCGCCGCGGACGTTGCCGATGCCGCCGAGCACCGCGGCGGTGAACGCCTTGATACCCGGGACGAAGCCCATCGTGTAGGTCACCGCGTGGAACATGGCGTACAGCACGCCGCCGACGCCGGCCAGCAGACCGCCGATGATGAACGTCCGGGATATCACCTTGCTGACGTCCACGCCCATGAGCTGCGCGGTCTCGGCGTCCTGCGCCACGGCCCGGATGCCGGCGCCCAGTTTGGTGCGCGAGATCAGGGTGTCGAGCGCGATCATCATGACCACGGCGGTGACGATGATCAGCACGTCCAGGGTCTTGACCGTGCGCGGCCCGGGAGCCCCGCTACCGGGCAGGACGAAAACCTTTCCGGAGTGGAAGGACTCCGGGACCTGCAGGTTGTTCCGGCCGAACAGCTTGCCGGCCAGGTTGTACAGGAAGATCGAGGCGCCGATCGCGGTGATCAGGTACACCAGTTTTGGCGCATGGCGCTTTCTCAGCGGCCGGTAGGCCACGCGCTCCAGCGAGAACGCGATCGCCGCGCCCACCGCCGCGCCGGCCAGCAGGGCCAGGGCCGTGTACTCGAAGGCGGAGAACCCACTGGGGATGTCGCCGTTGGTGCCGACCAGCGCGGTGAGCATGAACACGCCGCCCAGGGCGCCGGACATGAACACCTCGCTGTGAGCGAAGTTGATCAGTTGGAGCACGCCGTAGACCATGGTGTAGCCGATGGCGATCAGGGCGTAGAGGGAGCCGAGCCTGATCCCTTGGAACAGTAGCTCCCAAAAGTGTTGGGTGATGTACATAAAGGGCTTCCTGTGCAGGAGGCGTCAGGGTTGCGGGGGTGGCCCGATGCCACACGAAAGCCGTGGCCCGCTGTGGAACCAAGCGGGCCACGGCTCGCGGGAGGGTCTCGTCTTTGCGACGCTGTCGGGCCTGGCTGACCCGGGCGCCCAGTGAGGCAGGAACCGCACCGGTGCCCGCCTGTCACAGACAGGCACCGGCCCGGCCTCAGATCAGCTGCCGATACCCGGCATCTTGGAGATGTCGCCGATCAGCGAGATCACGCCGTTCTTGATCTGGTAGGCGTAGATCGCGGTTCCCGAGATGTCACCGGTGGAGGTGAACTTGATCTCCTTGGACAGACCCTGGTAGTCCACCGTCGCCACACCCGCGGCCACCGCGGCCCGGGTCGGGTTGGCGGTGTTCAGGCTCTTCAGAACGCTGATGATGACGTTCGCCGCGTCGTAGCCCTCGATCGAGTAGGTACCCGGGGCGGCGTTGGACAAAGACTTGTACGCCGTCACGAACGCGGCGTACTTCGGGTCGCTGCCGGCGTCCAGGCAGGGGCAGGTGAACTGCCAGCCCTCGGCGGCGTCCTTACCGGCGGTGGTGATGAAGTTCGGGTCCTTCGACCCGTCGCCGGAGAGCATCGTGCCGGCGTAGCCGGCAGCCTTCAGCGCCTTGGCGAACACGCCGCCGTCAGCGTAGTAGCCCGCGTAGTACATGGCCTTGGCGCCCGAGGAGGCGACCTTGGAGGCCAGTTGCGAGTAGTCCTGGGTGCCCTGCGGCGCGCTGTCGGTCTCGACCGTCGCGCCGTCCTTCTTCAGCTCACCGACGATCGCGGTGGACAGACCCTGGCCGTACTGGGTCTTGTCGTCGACCACGTAGACGTTGGTCGCCTTGAGCACCTTGGCCATGTAGTCGGCCGCCGCCGGACCCTGCACGCTGTCGTTGGCCACGACGCGGTAGAAGGTCTTGTAGCCGGAGCTGGTCAGCGACGGACGGGTCGCCGAGGGGCTGACGGCCACGAGGCTGGCGCTGGAGTACAGCGCGCCGGCGGCGGCGGTCGGACCGGAGAAGGCCGGACCGACGACGCCGACCACCTTCGGGTCCCCGATCAGCAGCTGCGCGGCGGTCGCGCCGTGGGACTGGTCGCCCTGGTCGTCGGACTCCTTGACGGCCAGGTTGAACGGCAGGTCGCCCTTGGCGTTCTCCTGCTGCACGGCGAGCTTGACGCCCCAGTCGATGTTCAGGCCCAGCGCCTGGTTCTGGCCCGACAACGGGCCCTGCACGCCTATCTCCAGCGTGGGCTTGCCGTTGTTGGCGGCCGAAGTGGAGCTGCCGCTCCCGTTGGAACTTGACGAAGAGCTGCCCGACTTCGTCGAGCTGCCCGCACAAGCCGAAAGCGCGAACACGCCCGCGGCAATCAAAGCGCCGGCCCGCACTCGGTTGATGGTCCGCACTTCCAGATCCTCCCTGATCGTCGAACGGGCACCGGCGCCGATTGGGCATTTGGTACTCGTCCGAATTCACGCGGTCGCCCTATGGGTGATGGGAAGGCTAGTGCCCAACGTCACGCGTGGGGAGGGGGTCGGAGATCGCGTGATGCTCTCGTTACCAATCAGGCCGAGGCCCCCACCAGAGCCAAAACCCCGCAAGTGGCCCGGATCCCGACAGGGCCCGGATTTGAGGTGCGTTGATCTTCACGGTGCGCGGGATCGGGGTCACCGCGGCACGGTAATCAGTGCCCTACCGGCTGGCGTCTTACCCGTGCCGCCGGCCGCGACCCCGGACACGCCACCGGCCGGCGGCGTGACGCACGTCACCGCCACCGGCCGGATCACAAGATCGTTATGCGGCCTCACTCGGCCTTGGCCGGCGAGCCCACCGCGGTCGACCCGCTGATGACCACCTCGGCGACTTCCTTCATGGTCATCCGCCGGTCCATCGAGGTCTTCTGGATCCACCGGAACGCCTCGGGCTCGGTCATCCCGTGCGCCGTCTGCAGCACGCCCTTGGCCCGGTCCACCAGCTTGCGGGTCTCCAGCCGGCTGGCCAGATCCGCGACCTCGCCCTCCAGCGCGGTCAACTGCGTGTGCCGCGAGACCGCGATCTCGATCGCCGGCACCAGTTTCTCCTTGGTGAACGGCTTCACCAAGTAGTTCATCACCCCGGCCTCGGCCGCCCGCTCGACCAACTCCCGCTGGGAGAACGCGGTGAGGATCAACACCGGCGCTATCCGCGCCTCGATCACCTGCTCGGCGGCGGTGATCCCGTCCAGCACCGGCATCTTCACATCGAAGATGCACAGATCCGGCCGGTGCTCCTCGGCCAACCGCACCGCCGCGGCCCCGTCGGCGGCCTCGGCGACGACCTCGTAACCCTCCTCCTGGAGCATCTCCTTCAGGTCCAAGCGGATGAGCGCCTCGTCCTCGGCGATGATCACTCGACGGGCAGGGGTGGACTCGGTGGCCATGGGGTCCTCACTGGGCGGGGCCGGCTGTTCTTTTCAGTACGAGCCTACCTGCGGGGAAGTCGGTTGCGGGGGTGGGTCTGCGGTTCGGTATGCTGAGCACGAGCAGGACCGACGCGAAATGGTCCGGCTCGCACAAGAATGCTGCTCCGGTATTCCAATCGGCAGAGAAGATGGTCTCAAACACCATTCAGTGTGGGTTCGAGTCCCACCCGGAGCACATATGGCGGAACGCCCGAAGCCTGTTCATCGGTCACGATGGACGGGCTTTTTCCTTTCCCCGCCGACGGTCCGGGCCGCCGCCGCCGGCCGGCAGCCGCCGCCACCGGCCGGCCCCCGCCGGTGAAAGCGAGAACGGCGCCGCCCCGGATTCCAGGACAGCGCCGCAGCGCGAAAATCATCTCACCCGGGCACTCCTCGTGAGACCGCCGGGCTCGGCCGTGCCCGGCCCTTACCGCTCCTCGCGGTAGGCCGGCGCGACACCGCTGATGGCGTCGCCCACCCGGTGCACCCGCACCGCGTTGGTGGAACCGGGGATCCCGGGCGGGGAGCCCGCGATGATGACCACCGTGTCACCGGCCTTGCTCAGCTCCAGCTGCAGCAGCTCGGTGTCGACCTGGCGCACCATGTCGTCGGTGTGCTCGACCTCGGGGCTGCAGAAGGTACGGATGCCCCAGCTCAGCGCGAGCTGGTTGCGGATCTCGTTGTGCGGGGTGAAGGCGATCAGCGGCGTCGGCGGACGGTAGCGCGACAGCCGGCGGGCGGTGTCGCCGCTCTCGGTGAAGGCGATCAGGTACTTGGCGTACAGGTTCTCGCCGAGCTCGGCCGCCGCGCGGGCGACGGCGCCGCCCTTGGTGCGCGGCTTGCTCAGCGCCGGCTTCAGGCCGGCCGCCAGGGTCTCCTCCTCGGCCGCGGTGATGATCTTGGCCATGGTCTCCACGGTCTGCACCGCGTAGGCGCCGACCGAGGTCTCGGCCGAGAGCATCACCGCGTCGGTGCCGTCCAGGACCGCGTTGGCCACGTCGGAGACCTCGGCGCGGGTGGGGCGGGAGTTGGTGATCATCGAGTCCAGCATCTGGGTGGCCACGATGACCGGCTTGGCGTTGCGGCGGGACAGCGTGATGCAGCGCTTCTGCACCATCGGGACCTGCTCCAGCGGCAGCTCCACGCCCAGGTCGCCGCGGGCCACCATGATCGCGTCGAAGGCGTCGACGATGGCGTCCAGGTTGGCCACCGCCTGCGGCTTCTCGATCTTGGCGATCACCGGGACCCGGTGGCCGACCTCGTCCATGATCTCGTGGACGCGCTCGATGTCGGAGGCGTCGCGCACGAAGGACAGCGCGATCATGTCGGCGCGCACGCCGGGGTTGCCGTGGCCGGGCTCCGGCTTGCCCAGGGCCCAGCGCAGGTCCAGCTCGTCCTTCTCGGACAGCGCCGGGACCGAGACGGCCACGCCGGGCAGGTTGATGCCCTTGCTGTTGGAGATCGGGCCGCCTTCCAGGACCCGGGTCACCACGTCGGTGTCGCTGACGCTCTCCACTTCCAGGGCGAGCTTGCCGTCGTCGACCAGGATCTTGTCGCCGGGCTTGCAGTCGCCGGGCAGCCCCTTGTAGGTGGTGCTGCAGACGGTGGCGTCCCCGGCGACGTCGCGCGTGGTGATGGTGAACCGCGCGCCGTTGGCCAGGACCTCCTTGCCGTTGGCGAAGGTGCCCAGACGGATCTTGGGGCCCTGCAGGTCGACCAGGATGCCTATGGCCTGGCCGCTGGTCGTGGCGACCTGCCGGACGTTGCGATATCGCTCCTCGTGGTCCTCATAGGAACCGTGGGAGAGATTCAGGCGGGCCACATTCATGCCGGCTTCCACCAGGGCGGTGAGCTGCTCTAGGGTTCCGGCCGACGGGCCCAGGGTACAAACGATTTTCGCGCGGCGCATGCCTACTACCTTATGTCCTACTCGTTAGTAGCTTTTTCCGGTCTGACAAGTTCCCACGGCTCCGAACACAACTTTCGGCCGCCGTTCACCGTGTGTCTGTATGGATTGAACCGGGTGTCATGGAGACAATTGGCCTCCATGACGACAACTCCCCCGGAACCGCCGGATTCCTCGGAGTCCCCGGAGCCTTCGGAGCCCCCGCACGTGTCGCAGGGCTCGGACAAGCCCGCGGACCGGTCGCCGGAGGAGGAGCCGGTTCAGCCTCCTTCCTCTCCGATCATCGAGCCTCCCGCCTCGGCGGTGACCCCGGGCCCCGGCCCGCGTCCCGAGCAGGAGCCGGGCGAGGTACCGCGCCACCCGGGACCCGATCAGCAGTACCCGGGGCCGGACCAGCAGTACCCGCCCCCGCCGCCGCTGCCCCCGGAGGCCTACCCGACCTACAGCGGCGGCCAGGGCTACGACTACGGCGGGTACGGCGCTCCCCCGGTCCGCCGCCGCAACGGCATGGGCACGGCCGCGCTGACGCTGGGCATCGTCGGGTTCCTGATCGGCCCGGCCAGCATCCTGGCGATCATCTTCGGCCGGATCGGGCTGACCCGCGTGGCCCGCGGCGAGGCCACCAACCGCGGCGTGGCGCAGGCCGGGTTCGTGCTCGGGATCGTCACGCTGGCGCTGTGGATCCTCGGTCTCATCCTGGTCGCCAACCAGCACTGAGGCATCTCGCCGGTTGCCCGGCCGGGCCGGTACGCCCCCCGGTACGCCCCGGCGGACCGAAACGGCGCGGCGGCTCCGGACGGCGAACCGTCCGGAGCCGCCGCGCCGGCGCTCACACCGTCACCGGCCGCGCCGTCGGCGGGATCGGCTTGGGCAGCGTGCTCGACCCCGACAGGTAGGCGTCCACCGAACTGGCCGCCGAGCGGCCCTCGGCGATCGCCCACACGATCAGCGACTGCCCGCGGCCGGCGTCCCCGGCCACGAACACGCCGGGCACGTTGGTGGCGTAGTCGTTGTCCCGGGCGATGTTGCCGCGCTCGTCCAGGGCCAGACCCAGCTGGTCGATCAGGCCGTTGCCGCGCTCGGGGCCGACGAAGCCCATGGCCAGCAGCACCAGGTCGGCCGGGATCTCCCGCTCGGTGCCCGCCACCGGGACCGGACGCCCGCCCTCGAAGCGGACCTCGACCAGGCGCAGGGCCTTGACCCGGCCGTTGTCGTCGCCCACGAACTCGGTGGTGGACACCGCGTAGACCCGCTCGCCGTTCTCCTCGTGCGCCGAGGAGACACGGAAGATCACCGGGTAGGTCGGCCACGGCTGGTTGGCCGGACGGTCCTGGCCGGGCTGCGGCATGATCTCCAGCTGCGTCACCGACTCCGCACCCTGCCGGGTGGCGGTGCCCAGGCAGTCCGCCCCGGTGTCGCCGCCGCCGATGACCACCACGTGCTTGCCGAACGCGTCGATCGGCGCGGTCAGGTAGTCGCCCTCGCACGTCTTGTTCGCGTACGGCAGGTAGTCCATCGCCTGGTGCACGCCGGCCAGGTCGCGGCCGGGCACGTCCAGCTCGCGGGCCTTGGTCGCGCCGACCGCGAGCACGATGGCGTCGTACCGGGCCAGCAGCGCGTCGCCGGTGAGGTCCACGCCGATGTGCATCCCGGGACGGAACTTGGTGCCCTCGGCGCGCATCTGCTCGATGCGCCGGTTCAGGTGGCGCTTCTCCATCTTGAACTCGGGGATGCCGTAGCGCAGCAGGCCGCCGATCCGGTCGGCGCGCTCGTAGACGGCGACGGTGTGGCCGGCCCGGGTCAGCTGCTGCGCGGCGGCCAGCCCCGAGGGGCCCGAGCCGATGACCGCGACCGTGCGGCCGGACAGGCGCTCCGGCGGCAGGGGCCTGACGGTCCCGTCCTCCCACGCCCGGTCGATGATCGAGACCTCGACGTTCTTGATGGTCACCGGCGGCTGGTTGATGCCCAGCACGCACGCGGTCTCACACGGCGCCGGGCACAGCCGCCCGGTGAACTCCGGGAAGTTGTTGGTCGCGTGCAGCCGGTCCGAGGCACCCTCCCAGTCGCCCTTCCACACCAGGTCGTTCCACTCCGGGATGATGTTCCCGAGCGGGCAGCCGTTGTGGCAGAACGGGATGCCGCAGTCCATGCAGCGGCCGGCCTGCTTGTTGATGATCGGCAGCAGGCCCCCGGGCTTGTAGACCTCTTTCCAGTCCTGGACGCGCTCGGCGACCGGGCGGCGCTCGGGGTGCTCCTGCGGGGTGGTCAGGAAACCACGGGGGTCAGCCACGGGTGGCCTCCATGATCTTGTCGAGGGTCTGCTCTTCGGAAAGGCCGGCGGCCTGGGCCGCGGCGCGGGCGGTGAGCACCCGCTTGTAGTCGACCGGCATGATCTTCGCGAACCGGCCGACGCATCCGCCCCAGTCGGCGAGCAGCGTCTCGGCGACGGTGGAGCCGGTCTCCTCCTGGTGCTCCTGGACCAGGGTGTGCAGCAGGGCGCGGTCCTCGGCGTCCAGCGCCTCGACGTTGACCATCTCGGAGTTGACGCGGGAGACCTTCAGGTCCAGGACGTACGCGGTGCCGCCGCTCATGCCGGCGGCCAGGTTGCGCCCGTGCTCGCCGAGGATGACCACGGTGCCGCCGGTCATGTACTCGCAGGCGTGGTCGCCCACGCCCTCCACTACCGCGGTGGCCCCGGAGTTGCGGACGCAGAACCGCTCGCCGACCGTGCCGCGCAGGTGCACGCGGCCGCTGGTGGCGCCGTAGGCGATCACGTTGCCGGCGATCACATTGCGCTCGGCCGCGACGTTGATGGCGTCGGCGTCGCGGTGCGGCCGGACCACGATCCGCCCGCCGGACAGGCCCTTGCCGACGTAGTCGTTGGCGTCACCCTCCAGCCGCAGGGTGATGCCCGGGGCCAGGAAGGCGCCGAAGGAGTTGCCGGCCGAGCCCACGAACGTCAGGTCGATGGTGCCCTCGGCCAGGCCCTCGCCGCGGTGCACCTTCACCACCTCGTGCGAGAGCATCGTGCCGACGGTGCGGTTGACGTTGCGGATCTCGAACTGCGCGCGCACCGGCTCGCCCCTGGCGATCGCCGGCTGCGCCACCGCGATGAGCTGGTGGTCCAGGGCCTTGTCCAGGCCGTGGTCCTGCTCCCGGGTCTGGTACCGCGCGGTGCCCTCCGGCAGCGCCGGGACGTGCAGCAGCGGGGCCAGGTCGAGCCCGGAGGCCTTCCAGTGCGCCACCGCGCCCTCGGTGTCCAGCAGCTCGGCGTGGCCGATGGCCTCCTGCAGCGTGCGGAAACCGAGCGCGGCCAGGTGCTCGCGCACCTCCTCGGCCAGGTACTCGAAGAAGGTGACCACGAACTCGGGCCGGCCGCTGAACCGGGAGCGCAGCTCCGGGTTCTGCGTCGCCACGCCCACCGGACAGGTGTCCAGGTGGCAGACCCGCATCATGACGCAGCCGGAGACGACCAGCGGCGCGGTGGCGAAGCCGTACTCCTCGGCGCCGAGCAGCGCCGCGATCAGCACGTCGCGGCCGGTCTTGAGCTGGCCGTCGGTCTGCACCACGATCCGGTCGCGCAGACCGTTGAGCAGCAGCGTCTGCTGGGTCTCGGCAAGGCCGAGCTCCCAGGGCGCGCCGGCGTGCTTGAGCGAGGTCAGGGGGCTGGCGCCGGTACCGCCGTCGTGCCCGGAGATCAGGACCACGTCGGCGTGCGCCTTGGACACCCCGGCCGCCACCGTGCCGACGCCGACCTCGGCGACCAGCTTGACGTGCACGCGCGCGTCGCGGTTGGCGTTCTTCAGGTCGTGGATCAGCTGCGCCAGGTCCTCGATCGAGTAGATGTCGTGGTGCGGCGGCGGGGAGATCAGGCCGACGCCCGGCGTGGAGTGCCGGGTCTTGGCCACCCACGGGTACACCTTGTGGCCGGGCAGCTGGCCGCCCTCGCCGGGCTTGGCGCCCTGGGCCATCTTGATCTGGATGTCGTCGGCCTCGGCCAGGTACTCGGCGGTCACGCCGAACCGGCCGGAGGCGACCTGCTTGATCGCGCTGCGGCGCTCGGGGTCGCGCAGGCGCTCGACGTCCTCGCCGCCCTCGCCGGTGTTGGACTTGGCGCCGAGCTGGTTCATGGCGATGGCCAGCGTCTGGTGCGCCTCGTAGGAGATGGAGCCGTAGGACATGGCGCCGGTGGAGAAGCGCTTGACGATCTCCGAGACCGGTTCGACGTCCTCGATCGGGATCGGCTTGCGCTCGCCGTCCTTGATCTTGAACAGTCCGCGCAGCGTCATCAGGCGCTCGGACTGCTCGTCGACGCGCGAGGTGTACTGCTTGAAGATGTCGTAGCGCTTCTCGCGGGTGGCGTGCTGCAGCCGGAAGACCGTGTCGGGGTCGAACAGGTGCGGCTCGCCCTCGCGGCGCCACTGGTACTCCCCGCCGATGTCCAGCCGGCGGTGCGCCAGGCGGGAGGTGCCGGACTGCTTGGGGTAGGCGCGGGCGTGGCGGCGCGCGGTCTCCTCGGCCAGGGTGTCCAGGCCGACGCCGGCGATCTTGCTGAAGGTGCCGGTGAAGTACTCGTCGACGACGTCCTGCGCCAGGCCGATGGCCTCGAAGATCTGCGCACCGCGGTAGGAGGCGACCGTGGAGATGCCCATCTTGGACATCACCTTCAGCACGCCCTTGCCCAGCGCCTTGATCAGGTTCCGGATGGCCTGCTCGGGCTCGATCAGGCCCAGGTGGCCCGAGCCCGCCATCTCCTCGACCGACTCCATGGCCAGGTAGGGGTTGACGACGGCGGCGCCGTAGCCGATCAGCAGCGCGACGTGGTGCACCTCGCGCACGTCCCCGGCCTCGATGACCAGGCCCACGTGGGTCCGGGTCTTCTCCCGGATCAGGTGGTGGTGCACCGCGGAGGTGAGCAGCAGCGAGGGGATCGGGGCGTGCTCGGCGTCGGAGTGCCGGTCGGAG
The Catenulispora sp. GP43 genome window above contains:
- the pyk gene encoding pyruvate kinase, whose amino-acid sequence is MRRAKIVCTLGPSAGTLEQLTALVEAGMNVARLNLSHGSYEDHEERYRNVRQVATTSGQAIGILVDLQGPKIRLGTFANGKEVLANGARFTITTRDVAGDATVCSTTYKGLPGDCKPGDKILVDDGKLALEVESVSDTDVVTRVLEGGPISNSKGINLPGVAVSVPALSEKDELDLRWALGKPEPGHGNPGVRADMIALSFVRDASDIERVHEIMDEVGHRVPVIAKIEKPQAVANLDAIVDAFDAIMVARGDLGVELPLEQVPMVQKRCITLSRRNAKPVIVATQMLDSMITNSRPTRAEVSDVANAVLDGTDAVMLSAETSVGAYAVQTVETMAKIITAAEEETLAAGLKPALSKPRTKGGAVARAAAELGENLYAKYLIAFTESGDTARRLSRYRPPTPLIAFTPHNEIRNQLALSWGIRTFCSPEVEHTDDMVRQVDTELLQLELSKAGDTVVIIAGSPPGIPGSTNAVRVHRVGDAISGVAPAYREER
- a CDS encoding DUF4190 domain-containing protein codes for the protein MTTTPPEPPDSSESPEPSEPPHVSQGSDKPADRSPEEEPVQPPSSPIIEPPASAVTPGPGPRPEQEPGEVPRHPGPDQQYPGPDQQYPPPPPLPPEAYPTYSGGQGYDYGGYGAPPVRRRNGMGTAALTLGIVGFLIGPASILAIIFGRIGLTRVARGEATNRGVAQAGFVLGIVTLALWILGLILVANQH
- a CDS encoding ANTAR domain-containing response regulator, which translates into the protein MATESTPARRVIIAEDEALIRLDLKEMLQEEGYEVVAEAADGAAAVRLAEEHRPDLCIFDVKMPVLDGITAAEQVIEARIAPVLILTAFSQRELVERAAEAGVMNYLVKPFTKEKLVPAIEIAVSRHTQLTALEGEVADLASRLETRKLVDRAKGVLQTAHGMTEPEAFRWIQKTSMDRRMTMKEVAEVVISGSTAVGSPAKAE
- a CDS encoding glutamate synthase subunit beta; this translates as MADPRGFLTTPQEHPERRPVAERVQDWKEVYKPGGLLPIINKQAGRCMDCGIPFCHNGCPLGNIIPEWNDLVWKGDWEGASDRLHATNNFPEFTGRLCPAPCETACVLGINQPPVTIKNVEVSIIDRAWEDGTVRPLPPERLSGRTVAVIGSGPSGLAAAQQLTRAGHTVAVYERADRIGGLLRYGIPEFKMEKRHLNRRIEQMRAEGTKFRPGMHIGVDLTGDALLARYDAIVLAVGATKARELDVPGRDLAGVHQAMDYLPYANKTCEGDYLTAPIDAFGKHVVVIGGGDTGADCLGTATRQGAESVTQLEIMPQPGQDRPANQPWPTYPVIFRVSSAHEENGERVYAVSTTEFVGDDNGRVKALRLVEVRFEGGRPVPVAGTEREIPADLVLLAMGFVGPERGNGLIDQLGLALDERGNIARDNDYATNVPGVFVAGDAGRGQSLIVWAIAEGRSAASSVDAYLSGSSTLPKPIPPTARPVTV